A part of Rhipicephalus microplus isolate Deutch F79 chromosome 8, USDA_Rmic, whole genome shotgun sequence genomic DNA contains:
- the LOC142768433 gene encoding uncharacterized protein LOC142768433: MTARELDTCFRFVSQATGTMLCTLEWLDYPWLPGVRKWRKKTLVVAALRRAVEKGSSRQVRLDRVAFFYCWLSSLNLLPVWTLFRFTVSVAKAGGYKAAHLVEHMASALKLLGHRTTFTVTEDKTAVYGCILVDDPEPRAPAHVICVCLWCKLPYMAVYAPNEKIHSDLGVLLAAVLDCDPRRQVCGIYDDPDSAKTKALYDALLLSHGSKPVERSLREMT, translated from the coding sequence ATGACAGCCCGGGAATTGGACACGTGTTTTCGCTTCGTCTCCCAGGCAACGGGGACGATGCTGTGCACCCTGGAATGGCTGGACTATCCGTGGCTTCCCGGCGTGAGGAAATGGCGTAAGAAAACACTGGTCGTCGCGGCGCTCCGTAGAGCGGTGGAAAAGGGGTCCAGCCGCCAAGTCCGACTGGATCGCGTGGCCTTTTTCTACTGCTGGCTATCGTCGCTGAATCTTCTGCCCGTGTGGACTCTTTTCAGATTCACCGTCTCCGTAGCGAAAGCCGGGGGCTACAAGGCAGCACATCTTGTCGAGCACATGGCGAGCGCCTTGAAACTCCTCGGCCATCGGACGACGTTCACGGTGACTGAAGACAAGACAGCGGTCTACGGCTGCATCCTCGTCGATGACCCGGAACCCCGAGCTCCAGCACACGTGATTTGCGTGTGCCTATGGTGCAAGCTGCCTTACATGGCGGTTTACGCTCCGAACGAGAAGATTCACTCGGACCTCGGCGTTCTCCTTGCCGCCGTACTGGACTGCGACCCGAGACGTCAGGTCTGCGGCATTTACGATGACCCGGACTCCGCCAAAACAAAGGCTCTCTACGACGCTTTGCTCTTGAGCCACGGAAGCAAGCCGGTGGAACGGAGCCTACGAGAAATGACCTGA